Proteins encoded together in one Thermococcus sp. EP1 window:
- the ndk gene encoding nucleoside-diphosphate kinase, which translates to MNKVERTLVIIKPDAVVRGLIGEIISRFEKRGLKIIGMKMIHIDRELAEKHYEEHKGKPFFKPLIDYITKAPSVVMVVEGRYAISVVRKMCGATDPKDAEPGTIRGDYGLDVGDAIYNVIHASDSEETAKREIALYFKDEELFEYCKAAEWFYHSHWDKEKGEYLDSTRCQEL; encoded by the coding sequence ATGAACAAAGTGGAGAGAACACTGGTAATCATAAAGCCTGATGCTGTTGTTAGAGGACTTATAGGTGAAATTATCAGTAGATTTGAGAAGCGAGGTCTTAAAATAATTGGGATGAAGATGATACACATTGATAGAGAATTGGCCGAAAAGCACTATGAGGAGCATAAGGGAAAGCCATTCTTTAAACCACTAATAGACTACATAACAAAGGCTCCAAGTGTTGTGATGGTCGTAGAAGGAAGATACGCGATTAGCGTGGTAAGAAAGATGTGTGGTGCAACAGATCCAAAGGACGCCGAACCAGGAACAATTAGAGGTGATTATGGCCTTGATGTAGGGGATGCAATATACAATGTTATCCATGCCTCTGATAGCGAAGAAACTGCCAAGAGAGAAATAGCACTCTATTTCAAGGACGAGGAGCTCTTTGAGTATTGCAAAGCCGCAGAGTGGTTCTATCACTCTCACTGGGATAAAGAAAAAGGTGAATACCTAGACTCGACAAGGTGTCAA
- a CDS encoding glutamate--tRNA ligase yields MEIRETILKYALINAIQHDGKANSKAVIGKLLGENPELRPKAREIIPLVNDIVQEVNSMSIEDQKAKLNEIYPEFFEKKEEKREEKKGLPPLPKAEKGKVITRFAPNPDGAFHLGNARAAILSHEYARIYGGKFILRFDDTDPKVKRPEPIFYDWIIEDLKWLGFQIDEIHMASDRLEIYYSYAEKLLAMGKAYVCTCKPEDFRKLRDDGKACPHRDLPPEIQLQEWKKMLNGEYKEGEAVVRIKTDLSHPNPAVRDWPALRIINNPNHPRTGDKYHVWPLYNFASAIDDHELGVTHIFRGQEHAENETKQRYVYEYFGWEYPQTVHHGRLSIEGVILSKSKTRKGIEEGKYLGWDDPRLGTIRALKRRGIQSDAIRELIIEVGLKKSDTTISWDNLAAINRRLIEPIANRYFFVADPIPMEIKGYNEEFIAEVPLHPDHPERGVRKLKFTPGKPVYVSKDDLELLKSNEYVRLKDLFNVKILEVSEERIVVEFDSIEYEKARENKWRMIHWVPEGKPCEVLIPEGDELVVRKGLLETDADLKVDDIVQFERFGFVRIDKIEGEKVTAIFAHK; encoded by the coding sequence ATGGAGATAAGGGAGACGATACTCAAATACGCGCTCATCAATGCTATCCAGCATGATGGAAAAGCCAATTCCAAAGCAGTTATAGGGAAACTACTTGGTGAGAACCCGGAACTAAGGCCAAAAGCCAGAGAAATAATTCCTCTTGTCAATGATATAGTCCAAGAAGTCAATTCTATGAGTATTGAGGATCAAAAAGCCAAGTTAAATGAAATTTATCCCGAATTCTTCGAAAAGAAGGAGGAGAAAAGGGAAGAAAAGAAAGGTCTTCCCCCCTTACCTAAGGCAGAAAAAGGAAAAGTCATCACAAGATTTGCCCCGAATCCTGATGGTGCATTTCATTTAGGAAATGCTAGAGCCGCAATTCTAAGCCATGAATACGCTAGAATTTATGGTGGAAAATTTATCCTGAGATTTGATGATACTGACCCCAAAGTGAAAAGACCCGAGCCAATCTTTTACGACTGGATTATTGAGGATCTAAAATGGTTAGGTTTCCAGATAGATGAAATCCACATGGCAAGTGACAGGCTGGAGATTTATTATTCATATGCGGAAAAACTGCTTGCGATGGGAAAAGCCTACGTATGCACATGCAAACCAGAGGATTTCAGGAAGCTTAGAGATGACGGAAAAGCATGCCCCCATAGAGACCTACCCCCAGAAATCCAGCTTCAAGAATGGAAGAAGATGCTCAATGGCGAGTATAAGGAAGGAGAGGCTGTCGTAAGAATAAAAACCGATCTAAGTCATCCAAATCCAGCGGTAAGAGATTGGCCAGCACTTAGAATTATTAATAATCCCAATCACCCAAGAACAGGAGACAAATACCATGTATGGCCCCTCTATAACTTCGCTTCTGCTATAGACGATCATGAGCTTGGTGTTACTCACATCTTCAGAGGGCAAGAACATGCTGAAAACGAGACAAAGCAGAGGTATGTATACGAGTATTTTGGATGGGAATATCCACAAACAGTTCACCATGGGAGGCTCTCAATTGAAGGAGTTATCTTAAGCAAGTCAAAAACAAGAAAAGGAATAGAAGAGGGCAAATACTTAGGATGGGATGATCCAAGACTCGGAACTATTAGAGCTCTAAAAAGAAGAGGTATCCAATCAGATGCTATTAGAGAACTAATAATTGAAGTAGGGCTCAAAAAGAGCGATACTACCATCAGTTGGGATAACTTAGCAGCAATAAACAGAAGACTAATCGAACCTATTGCCAACAGGTATTTCTTTGTTGCCGATCCAATACCAATGGAGATTAAGGGTTACAACGAAGAGTTCATAGCAGAAGTACCTCTCCATCCCGACCATCCCGAGAGAGGTGTTAGAAAGCTTAAATTCACTCCTGGAAAACCAGTGTACGTATCAAAAGACGATCTCGAACTCCTCAAGAGCAACGAATATGTTAGACTTAAGGACCTCTTCAATGTAAAAATCCTGGAAGTTAGTGAAGAAAGAATTGTGGTGGAATTTGATAGTATTGAATACGAAAAAGCCAGAGAAAACAAGTGGAGAATGATCCACTGGGTTCCAGAAGGAAAACCATGTGAAGTTTTAATACCAGAAGGAGATGAACTCGTAGTTAGAAAAGGCCTGCTTGAAACCGATGCAGATCTAAAAGTTGACGACATAGTCCAGTTCGAGCGTTTTGGCTTTGTGAGAATAGATAAGATAGAGGGAGAAAAAGTAACAGCGATCTTTGCTCACAAGTGA
- a CDS encoding asparagine synthase-related protein, translating to MEVYHLYSGGKDSSLAAYILKRLGYEVKLVTVNFGLLDSWKYARETAQSLGFEHEVFFLDRKILEKATEMCINDKHPNNAIQFIHEMALEEIARREDVERVSDGTRRDDRVPLLDQRKTRSLEDRFNVQYIRPLLGLGYKTIRELTDRLFIIELKESEKLEKSDYEVEIRYLLREKGIDPLTIFPKRHLQSRVLGWKKEKAHL from the coding sequence ATGGAGGTTTACCATCTTTACAGTGGGGGGAAAGACTCTTCACTGGCGGCATATATTTTGAAAAGACTGGGTTATGAAGTTAAACTGGTTACTGTTAATTTTGGACTCCTTGACAGCTGGAAATATGCTAGAGAAACTGCACAAAGCCTTGGGTTTGAGCATGAGGTGTTTTTCTTAGACAGAAAAATCCTTGAAAAAGCTACTGAAATGTGTATCAATGATAAACATCCAAACAATGCCATCCAATTTATTCATGAAATGGCATTGGAGGAGATTGCCAGACGTGAGGACGTAGAAAGAGTAAGTGATGGAACTAGAAGAGATGATAGAGTTCCATTACTGGATCAGAGGAAAACAAGAAGTCTTGAGGATAGATTCAACGTTCAGTACATACGGCCACTTTTAGGCCTTGGATATAAGACAATAAGAGAACTTACGGATAGACTTTTCATAATTGAACTCAAAGAGAGTGAAAAGCTTGAAAAATCTGACTATGAAGTGGAAATCAGGTATCTCTTAAGAGAGAAAGGTATAGACCCACTTACAATTTTCCCAAAGAGACATTTGCAGTCAAGAGTACTGGGATGGAAAAAAGAAAAGGCTCACTTGTGA
- the infB gene encoding translation initiation factor IF-2: protein MKKIRQPIIAVLGHVDHGKTTMLDRIRNTRVAEKEAGGITQHIGATEVPIDVVKQLAGPLLSLWKGEIKLPGLLFIDTPGHEAFTSLRARGGSLADLAILIVDVNEGFQPQTLESIEILRKYRTPFVVAANKIDRIKGWKITENEPFLVNIKKQDQRAQQELETKLWELIGKFYEIGFQANRFDRVQDFRKELAIIPISAKYGIGIPELLVLISGLAQKYLEEKLKIEVEGPARGTILEVREEIGFGTTIDVIVYDGTLKKDDMIVVGGKDKAIVTKIRALLKPKPLDEIRDPRYRFDQVEEVSASAGIKIAAPGLEDALAGSPVIAVRSEEELERAKGEILDQIKSVIISTDKVGVIVKADTIGSLEALSKELHEKNIPIRKADVGNISKTDVMEALSVKEEEPFYGVVIGFNVKVNEDAEEVANAKKIPLFVGNIIYKIIEDYEAWVKAEEEKKKKEVLAKTKFPGVIKLFPDERYVFRRSHPAIVGIEVLEGRIKPGYPLIKQNGDRVGVIKSIKSKEDFLQEAKKGDQVAVAIEGAMVGRHIHPGEILYVDISKDDAIRLVKELRDVLDDTDIKALKKTAKVKAQKDPFWSAL, encoded by the coding sequence ATGAAAAAGATCAGGCAACCCATTATAGCTGTTTTAGGACATGTTGATCACGGAAAGACGACAATGCTTGACCGTATACGTAATACCCGCGTAGCGGAGAAAGAAGCGGGTGGGATTACCCAACATATAGGTGCTACTGAAGTTCCTATCGATGTTGTTAAACAGCTTGCTGGCCCTCTTTTAAGCCTCTGGAAAGGTGAGATTAAGCTTCCAGGATTACTTTTTATAGATACTCCTGGTCATGAGGCCTTCACAAGCCTTAGAGCAAGGGGAGGAAGCTTGGCGGATTTAGCAATTCTCATAGTTGATGTAAACGAAGGCTTTCAGCCCCAAACATTGGAGAGTATAGAAATTTTGAGGAAGTATAGGACTCCCTTTGTTGTAGCTGCAAATAAGATCGATCGTATTAAAGGATGGAAAATAACTGAAAATGAGCCTTTCTTAGTCAATATTAAAAAACAGGATCAGAGGGCACAACAAGAGCTTGAGACCAAACTTTGGGAATTAATAGGAAAGTTCTATGAGATTGGTTTTCAGGCCAATAGATTTGACCGTGTCCAAGATTTCAGAAAGGAGCTCGCAATAATCCCAATCTCTGCTAAATATGGTATTGGAATTCCTGAATTGCTTGTACTTATCTCCGGTTTGGCTCAAAAGTATCTTGAGGAGAAGCTCAAGATAGAAGTAGAGGGGCCTGCAAGAGGAACTATACTTGAAGTTAGGGAGGAAATAGGCTTTGGAACAACAATAGATGTGATAGTTTATGACGGTACTTTAAAGAAAGACGATATGATTGTTGTGGGAGGCAAAGATAAGGCTATAGTCACAAAAATAAGGGCCCTTCTTAAACCTAAGCCTCTTGATGAGATAAGAGATCCGAGATACAGGTTTGATCAGGTTGAAGAGGTTTCTGCTTCTGCAGGTATCAAAATAGCAGCACCTGGATTGGAAGATGCCCTTGCTGGGTCTCCAGTGATAGCTGTGAGAAGTGAGGAGGAACTTGAAAGGGCTAAAGGAGAGATCCTTGACCAAATAAAGAGTGTGATTATAAGCACAGATAAAGTAGGAGTGATAGTAAAAGCAGACACCATTGGAAGCTTGGAAGCTTTGAGTAAAGAACTTCATGAGAAGAATATCCCCATTAGAAAGGCTGATGTAGGAAACATCAGCAAAACCGATGTTATGGAGGCTCTTAGTGTAAAAGAAGAGGAACCATTCTATGGTGTGGTTATTGGATTCAATGTGAAAGTTAATGAAGATGCGGAAGAAGTCGCCAATGCCAAAAAAATACCTCTCTTTGTAGGGAACATAATTTACAAGATAATAGAGGATTATGAAGCATGGGTAAAGGCAGAGGAAGAGAAGAAAAAGAAAGAGGTTCTAGCAAAGACCAAGTTCCCTGGTGTTATTAAACTCTTCCCCGATGAACGGTATGTTTTTAGGAGAAGCCATCCAGCTATAGTGGGAATAGAGGTGCTTGAAGGACGGATAAAGCCAGGATATCCGCTAATAAAGCAGAATGGAGATAGAGTAGGAGTAATAAAATCAATTAAGTCCAAAGAAGATTTCCTCCAAGAGGCTAAGAAAGGAGATCAAGTGGCTGTGGCAATTGAGGGAGCCATGGTGGGAAGACACATACATCCAGGGGAAATCCTTTATGTGGATATAAGTAAAGATGATGCAATAAGGCTAGTGAAGGAACTTAGAGATGTACTTGATGACACCGATATAAAAGCTTTGAAAAAGACGGCAAAAGTAAAGGCCCAGAAAGACCCATTCTGGAGTGCTCTTTAA
- a CDS encoding SWIM zinc finger domain-containing protein → MQKKTLQKGKSYYKKGKVLWVLKYKEKLFSKVLGTYPYYVEVDLAKNSNRCTCPQGKDCKHVAAVLMAFEEGFYIESEDPLSESLPELVIEKYFFTEDPALGIEVLLKELQYQINNDESGSEVTRLLRKTLKLFPQAPSAEMRFQIIEIFNEFKRVFSEYKLTEELEKEIKKILNF, encoded by the coding sequence ATGCAAAAGAAAACTCTACAGAAAGGGAAGAGCTATTACAAAAAAGGAAAGGTTCTGTGGGTTCTCAAGTATAAGGAAAAACTGTTTTCCAAAGTTCTGGGAACGTATCCGTATTATGTAGAAGTGGACTTAGCAAAAAATTCAAACAGATGCACCTGCCCACAGGGCAAAGACTGCAAACACGTCGCTGCTGTACTCATGGCCTTTGAAGAAGGATTCTACATTGAAAGTGAAGATCCCCTCTCAGAGAGTTTACCAGAGCTAGTTATTGAGAAGTATTTCTTCACTGAAGATCCTGCACTTGGGATAGAAGTTCTGCTGAAAGAATTACAGTACCAGATAAACAATGATGAAAGTGGAAGTGAAGTTACTAGGCTTTTAAGGAAAACCTTAAAGCTCTTCCCACAAGCTCCCTCTGCAGAAATGAGATTTCAAATAATCGAGATATTTAATGAATTCAAACGAGTATTTTCAGAATATAAGCTGACAGAAGAGTTGGAGAAAGAAATCAAGAAAATCTTAAACTTCTAA
- the rgy gene encoding reverse gyrase, which produces MKAVYRGMCPNCQDVISDERLYNKHPCETCLDEEIKSDVYFELVKGIYDALKLKNTLKHWEEVYSLEQRLIEAEKLFKTATGFTFWSAQKTWVKRLVRGKSFSIIAPTGMGKSVFGAFMSIYYAKKGKRSYIVLPTTPLVVQTIKRVKTFAEKAGIDVNLAYYHGNMRKKEKEEMLQKIQTGEFDVLITSAQYLARNFDVLKDKRFDFIFVDDVDAFLKASKNIDRSLILLGFTEEIIQKAWEIIRLKKQMAKYLNGNRKDKNEQLKELNKQINAIEKEIREFKRKNNIGVLIVASATGSARGDRIKLYRELLDFEVGSGRSALRNVVDTYLSPQHPIEEHVEEIIKKLGTGGLIFVPIDQGILYAEKLTSYLKDKGFKVELVSARNKKGLEKFENGEADYLIGVATYYGSIVRGLDLPHLIRYAVFTGVPKFRFSIDLEQPTIYRVLGLMSEVMEFLENEDRKNAEKLYARIRRLIRNIPQFEILKIEEALAEGLPLEGFSNHVLKVFKEAVDFLRNILKKEDVLKRIEEDPFVSLKKEEGKWYIEIPDVRTYIQASGRTSRLFAGGITKGLSIVIVDNEKVFNGLKRQMRWRFSEFEMVAFNELDLEKILQEIDRDREKVKLIMEGKIAEKTKDLVRSALMIVESPNKARTIANFFGQPSKRRIGDLVAYEVSIGELMLTILASGGHMFDLVTNDGYHGVLVNEKDGKLYFVPIYDTLKRCRDCGHQFVDWESKGVCPRCGSKDIRDALENVMAMREIAQEVDEILIGTDPDTEGEKIAWDIRNVLSPYTPTIKRIEFHEVTRPAILKALKEARDVHEGRVNAQLVRRIEDRWIGFELSQKLWEVFENTYLSAGRVQTPVLGWVIQRYKEFVESETNFVRLTLENDLDVTLEGVKDEVEEVVVEDVQLEERELNPLPPYSTDTMLQDASRFLGFSTDYTMRLAQDLFELGLLTYIRTDSTHVSNVGIEVAKEYISDEIGEEYFAPRKWGEEGAHECIRPTRPIDTGRLMQLLRDGVITLARGLTRDHFRLYDMVFKRFMTSQMKAAKILYEKAIIDAKVAKTEIEGYVDILYEGWTKIRNPPLRKLPKLEKGQRIRVKEIKKWKAPKVPLFTQGDIIALMKERKIGRPSTYAKIVKTLLDRHYVIETKGRKKLVPTELGTKVYHYLITRYKELVSEERTRQLEELMDLIEENKANYQEILNEMYKEIKKYIA; this is translated from the coding sequence ATGAAGGCAGTATACAGGGGCATGTGCCCAAATTGCCAAGATGTGATAAGCGATGAGAGGTTATATAATAAGCATCCATGTGAAACATGTCTTGACGAAGAAATTAAATCGGATGTTTATTTTGAACTTGTTAAAGGAATTTACGATGCTTTAAAGCTTAAAAACACATTAAAACACTGGGAAGAAGTGTACTCTCTAGAACAAAGACTTATTGAAGCGGAAAAACTTTTTAAAACTGCTACTGGATTCACATTCTGGAGTGCTCAAAAGACCTGGGTAAAACGGCTGGTAAGAGGAAAAAGTTTCTCAATCATAGCTCCAACGGGTATGGGAAAAAGTGTTTTTGGGGCGTTTATGTCCATTTATTATGCCAAAAAAGGAAAGAGATCATATATTGTCTTACCAACAACGCCTCTGGTCGTTCAAACGATCAAGAGAGTCAAGACTTTTGCTGAAAAAGCTGGAATAGATGTTAATTTAGCATATTATCATGGAAATATGAGGAAAAAAGAAAAAGAAGAAATGCTCCAAAAAATCCAAACTGGTGAGTTTGATGTTCTCATAACCTCCGCCCAATACCTTGCGAGAAATTTTGATGTCTTAAAGGACAAAAGATTTGACTTTATCTTTGTAGATGATGTTGATGCTTTTTTAAAAGCTTCAAAGAATATAGATCGCTCATTGATTTTACTCGGCTTTACCGAGGAAATAATTCAAAAAGCATGGGAAATAATAAGGCTCAAAAAACAGATGGCAAAATACCTTAATGGAAACAGAAAAGACAAAAATGAGCAGTTAAAAGAACTAAATAAGCAAATAAACGCAATTGAAAAAGAAATAAGAGAATTTAAACGCAAGAATAACATTGGAGTTCTGATTGTGGCCTCAGCAACTGGAAGTGCAAGAGGTGACAGAATAAAACTCTATCGTGAACTCCTTGATTTTGAAGTAGGGAGTGGACGATCCGCATTAAGAAATGTAGTGGACACATACCTATCTCCCCAACACCCAATAGAAGAGCATGTTGAAGAGATCATAAAGAAATTGGGCACTGGAGGCCTTATCTTCGTACCTATTGATCAGGGTATACTCTATGCAGAAAAACTAACTTCTTACCTAAAGGATAAAGGATTCAAAGTCGAATTAGTTTCAGCGAGAAATAAAAAGGGTCTTGAAAAGTTTGAGAATGGAGAGGCCGACTACCTAATTGGGGTTGCAACTTATTACGGATCTATTGTTAGAGGCTTAGATTTGCCACATCTAATAAGGTATGCAGTTTTTACTGGTGTTCCTAAATTCCGATTTAGCATAGATTTAGAACAACCTACTATCTACAGAGTTCTTGGTCTGATGAGTGAAGTTATGGAATTCCTAGAAAACGAAGATAGAAAGAATGCAGAAAAACTCTACGCTAGAATAAGAAGGCTCATAAGGAACATTCCACAGTTTGAAATTTTAAAGATAGAAGAAGCACTTGCAGAGGGATTGCCTCTAGAAGGATTTTCAAATCATGTTCTCAAGGTATTTAAGGAGGCAGTTGACTTTTTAAGAAATATATTGAAGAAGGAAGACGTTCTCAAGAGAATCGAGGAAGATCCTTTCGTAAGTCTCAAGAAAGAGGAAGGAAAGTGGTACATAGAAATCCCTGACGTTAGGACGTATATCCAAGCAAGCGGGAGGACTTCAAGACTATTTGCTGGTGGTATAACTAAGGGACTAAGCATAGTAATTGTGGACAACGAAAAGGTGTTCAATGGATTAAAGAGGCAAATGCGCTGGCGCTTTTCTGAGTTTGAAATGGTGGCCTTTAATGAACTAGACCTAGAAAAAATACTCCAAGAGATTGACAGAGATAGGGAAAAAGTCAAACTTATTATGGAAGGAAAGATCGCAGAGAAAACAAAGGATTTAGTTAGGTCAGCTCTTATGATAGTGGAGTCACCAAACAAGGCAAGAACTATCGCAAACTTCTTTGGTCAACCAAGCAAAAGACGTATCGGCGATTTAGTCGCATATGAAGTAAGCATTGGAGAATTAATGCTAACAATCCTTGCAAGTGGAGGACATATGTTCGACCTTGTAACCAATGACGGTTATCACGGGGTCTTGGTAAACGAAAAAGATGGAAAACTCTACTTCGTGCCAATATATGATACTTTAAAGCGTTGTAGAGACTGTGGTCACCAATTTGTGGACTGGGAAAGTAAGGGAGTATGTCCAAGATGCGGGTCTAAAGATATCAGAGATGCCCTCGAGAATGTGATGGCAATGAGGGAAATTGCTCAAGAAGTTGATGAAATATTAATCGGAACTGACCCAGATACTGAGGGAGAAAAGATAGCATGGGACATAAGGAATGTTTTATCCCCTTACACCCCAACAATAAAAAGGATTGAATTTCACGAGGTTACTAGGCCAGCTATTCTGAAAGCACTGAAAGAAGCAAGAGACGTGCACGAAGGCAGAGTAAATGCTCAGCTGGTAAGAAGAATCGAAGATAGATGGATAGGCTTCGAATTAAGCCAAAAACTCTGGGAAGTCTTTGAGAATACCTATCTTTCAGCAGGAAGAGTTCAAACACCTGTACTAGGGTGGGTAATCCAAAGATATAAGGAATTTGTAGAAAGTGAAACCAATTTTGTAAGACTAACCCTCGAAAATGATCTGGATGTCACCCTTGAAGGCGTTAAAGACGAGGTCGAAGAAGTTGTTGTAGAAGATGTGCAGCTGGAAGAGAGAGAACTCAATCCATTACCACCATACAGTACTGATACCATGCTTCAAGATGCTTCAAGATTTTTAGGATTCTCAACTGACTATACAATGAGACTAGCCCAAGACCTTTTCGAATTAGGTCTTCTTACATATATTAGAACAGACTCAACCCATGTCAGCAACGTTGGTATAGAAGTTGCTAAAGAGTACATAAGCGATGAAATCGGCGAGGAATACTTCGCCCCAAGGAAATGGGGAGAAGAAGGAGCTCATGAATGTATAAGACCGACAAGGCCTATAGACACCGGAAGATTAATGCAACTACTCAGAGATGGAGTTATAACACTTGCAAGAGGTCTGACAAGGGATCATTTCAGACTATATGACATGGTATTTAAGCGCTTTATGACATCCCAGATGAAAGCCGCAAAGATACTCTATGAAAAAGCAATCATAGATGCAAAAGTTGCAAAAACAGAAATAGAAGGCTATGTAGACATTCTTTATGAGGGATGGACAAAAATCCGGAATCCACCACTGAGAAAGCTTCCAAAACTTGAAAAAGGACAAAGGATTAGAGTTAAAGAGATCAAGAAATGGAAGGCTCCAAAAGTACCGCTTTTCACTCAAGGAGATATAATTGCCCTGATGAAAGAACGCAAAATTGGAAGGCCATCAACATATGCCAAGATAGTCAAAACCCTCCTTGATAGACACTACGTCATAGAAACCAAAGGGAGAAAGAAACTCGTGCCTACAGAGCTTGGAACTAAAGTATACCATTATCTCATAACCAGGTACAAAGAGCTCGTAAGCGAAGAAAGGACTAGACAGCTTGAAGAGCTCATGGATCTGATAGAAGAAAACAAAGCGAACTATCAAGAAATCCTGAATGAAATGTACAAAGAAATTAAAAAATACATCGCTTGA
- the acs gene encoding acetate--CoA ligase alpha subunit produces MSIEALFKPKSVAVVGASGKPGKIGYAIMKNLIEYGYEGKIYAVNVKGGEIEISGRKFQVYKTILDVPDEVDMAVIVVPAKFVPQVVEECGKKGVKVLPIISSGFGELGEEGKKVEQQLVETAHKYGMRILGPNIFGIVYTPAKLNATFGPTDVMPGKLALVSQSGALGIALMGWTILEKVGLSAVVSIGNKSDLDDADMLEYFEDDENTGAILIYMEGVKDGRKFMEVAKRVSMKKPIIIIKAGRSERGAKAAASHTGSLAGADSIYTAAFKQSGVLRALTIGEAFDWARTLSNLPEPEGDNVVILTNGGGIGVMATDAAEEEGLKLYDNLEELKVFANHMPPFGSYKNPVDLTGMAGAEAYEGAVRDALAHPEMHAIAVLYCQTAVLDPRDLAEIVIREYEASGKKKPIVVAIVGGIEAKEAIDILNEKGIPAYPEPERAIKSLSALYRWHNWKMKHRKE; encoded by the coding sequence ATGAGCATAGAAGCACTTTTCAAACCAAAGAGCGTTGCTGTTGTAGGGGCTTCTGGCAAGCCAGGGAAAATAGGATACGCTATTATGAAAAATCTCATCGAATACGGCTATGAAGGGAAAATATATGCAGTAAATGTTAAAGGTGGAGAAATAGAGATCAGTGGAAGAAAATTCCAAGTTTACAAGACCATTCTCGATGTTCCCGATGAAGTTGATATGGCGGTGATAGTTGTACCAGCAAAGTTTGTCCCACAGGTTGTAGAAGAGTGTGGGAAGAAGGGTGTTAAAGTTCTTCCGATAATTAGTTCAGGATTTGGAGAACTTGGTGAAGAGGGCAAGAAAGTTGAACAGCAGCTAGTCGAGACAGCTCACAAGTATGGAATGAGAATTCTTGGTCCAAACATCTTTGGTATTGTTTATACTCCTGCGAAGCTTAACGCTACATTCGGACCAACTGATGTTATGCCAGGAAAGCTAGCCCTTGTTTCCCAAAGCGGTGCTCTTGGAATAGCACTTATGGGATGGACAATTCTTGAAAAAGTTGGTCTTTCAGCCGTAGTTAGCATAGGAAACAAGAGTGACCTTGATGACGCTGACATGCTTGAATACTTTGAAGACGATGAAAACACCGGTGCTATTTTAATCTATATGGAGGGTGTAAAGGACGGTAGGAAGTTTATGGAAGTTGCCAAGAGAGTTTCAATGAAGAAGCCAATTATAATCATTAAAGCCGGTAGAAGTGAAAGAGGAGCCAAAGCAGCGGCTTCACACACTGGGTCACTAGCTGGCGCTGACAGCATCTACACTGCCGCATTCAAGCAAAGTGGTGTGTTAAGGGCTTTAACAATAGGCGAGGCATTTGATTGGGCAAGAACACTCTCCAACCTTCCAGAACCAGAGGGAGATAACGTTGTGATACTCACAAACGGTGGTGGAATAGGGGTTATGGCCACTGATGCTGCTGAAGAAGAAGGATTAAAACTTTACGACAACTTAGAGGAGCTTAAAGTCTTTGCAAACCACATGCCACCATTTGGAAGCTACAAGAATCCTGTTGACCTTACAGGTATGGCAGGTGCTGAGGCTTATGAAGGGGCAGTTAGAGATGCCTTGGCTCATCCAGAGATGCACGCAATAGCAGTTCTCTACTGTCAAACAGCAGTTTTAGACCCAAGAGATCTTGCAGAGATAGTTATCAGAGAATATGAAGCAAGTGGAAAGAAGAAGCCAATTGTAGTTGCAATAGTAGGTGGAATTGAGGCTAAAGAAGCTATTGACATACTTAATGAGAAGGGCATTCCAGCATATCCTGAACCAGAAAGGGCAATTAAATCACTCTCAGCCCTTTATAGATGGCATAACTGGAAAATGAAACACAGGAAAGAGTGA